From the Lathyrus oleraceus cultivar Zhongwan6 chromosome 4, CAAS_Psat_ZW6_1.0, whole genome shotgun sequence genome, one window contains:
- the LOC127076410 gene encoding ABC transporter C family member 8: protein MAYQKFVHAWESLVRERTKNNTKSLVLWSIVRTFLEENIIIAFYALIRTISVAVSPLILYAFVNYSNRTEAELREGLSIVGILIVTKVFESLSQRHWFFNSRRSGMKMRSALMVAVYQKQLKLSSLARTRHSAGEIVNYIAVDAYRMGEFPWWFHLTWTCALQLVLSIVILFGVVGIGAIPGLVPLLICGLLNVPFARILQNCQTQFMIAQDERLRSTSEILNSMKIIKLQSWEEKFKSSVDSLRDKEFVWLSKAQILKAFGSFLYWMSPTMISAVVFLGCAVSKSAPLNAETIFTVLATLRNMAEPVRMIPEALSVMIQVKVSFDRLNNFLLDEELNRDDSERNFKQCSVNAVEIQDGNFIWDREFVSPTLTDVNLEIKRGQKIAVCGPVGSGKSSLLYAILGEIHKISGTVNVGANLAYVSQSSWIQSGTVQDNILFGKPMDKTRYEKAIKACALDKDINEFSHGDLTEIGQRGINMSGGQKQRIQLARAVYNDADIYLLDDPFSAVDAHTAAILLNDCVMTALREKTVILVTHQVEFLSEVDTILVMEGGKVIQSGRYENLLTAGTAFELLVSAHKDTITELNKDNKNIRGFENEVLSNPQDSQGFYFTKNQSEEEISSIKGPIGVQLTKEEEKVTGNVGWKPFWDYISYSKGSFMLCLIVLAQSVFIALQTASTFWLAIAIEIPKVTNATLIGVYALISFASAAFIYVRTYLTALLGLRASTAFFSSFTTAIFNAPMLFFDSTPVGRILTRASSDLSILDFDIPYSITFVASISIEILVVISIMASVTWQVLYVAVPAIVASIFIQKYYQATARELTRINGTTKAPIMNFAAETSLGVVTVRAYSMADRFFKNYLTLVDTDASLFYHSNVAMEWVVLRIEAVQNLTVITAALLLILLPQGYVSPGLVGVSLSYAFTLTGAQIFWTRWFSNLSNYIISVERIKQFTHIPTEPPATVEHNQPPSSWPSKGKIVIQGLEVRYRPNSPLVLKGISCTFKEGSMVGVVGRTGSGKSTLISALFCLVEPSRGNILIDGINICSIGLKDLRTRLSIIPQEPTLFKGSIRTNLDPLDMYSDDEIWKAVEKCQLKETISKLPNLLDSSVSDEGGNWSLGQQQLFCLGRVLLKRNRILVLDEATASIDSATDVILQRVIRQEFAECTVITVAHRVPTVIDSDMVMVLSYGKVVEYDEPSKLLDINSSFSKLVAEYWSSCRKSSFSNTTISRQQQ, encoded by the exons ATGGCATATCAAAAATTTGTTCATGCTTGGGAATCACTTGTTAGAGAGAGGACTAAGAACAATACAAAGAGTTTGGTTCTTTGGTCTATAGTTAGAACTTTCTTAGAAGAAAACATAATAATAGCATTTTATGCATTAATCAGAACTATTTCTGTTGCAGTTTCACCTTTGATACTATATGCTTTTGTTAACTACTCTAATAGAACTGAGGCAGAACTTAGAGAAGGTCTTTCCATAGTTGGTATTTTAATTGTCACCAAAGTCTTTGAGTCTTTGTCTCAAAGACATTGGTTTTTTAACTCAAGGAGATCGGGAATGAAAATGAGATCGGCTCTGATGGTGGCAGTTTATCAAAAGCAGCTTAAGCTTTCTAGCTTGGCAAGGACGAGACACTCGGCCGGTGAAATTGTGAATTACATTGCAGTTGATGCATACAGAATGGGAGAATTTCCATGGTGGTTTCATCTAACATGGACCTGTGCACTGCAACTTGTTCTTTCCATTGTTATCCTTTTTGGTGTTGTTGGTATTGGTGCTATTCCTGGTTTAGTCCCTCTTCTTATATGTGGACTTCTCAATGTACCATTTGCAAGGATCCTGCAAAATTGTCAGACACAGTTTATGATTGCGCAGGACGAACGTCTTCGATCAACTTCGGAGATTCTAAATAGTATGAAGATCATTAAGTTACAATCATGGGAAGAAAAATTCAAGAGCTCAGTCGATTCGTTACGCGATAAAGAGTTTGTATGGTTGTCTAAGGCACAGATATTGAAAGCTTTTGGATCATTTCTTTATTGGATGTCTCCTACTATGATATCTGCTGTTGTTTTCCTCGGATGTGCTGTTTCCAAGAGTGCACCATTGAATGCTGAAACCATTTTCACAGTTCTTGCAACATTGAGGAACATGGCAGAACCTGTTAGAATGATCCCTGAGGCTCTATCCGTTATGATTCAAGTTAAGGTTTCCTTCGACCGTCTCAATAACTTTTTGCTTGATGAAGAACTAAACAGAGATGATAGTGAAAGAAACTTCAAGCAATGTTCTGTTAATGCTGTGGAAATTCAAGATGGCAACTTCATTTGGGATCGTGAATTTGTGTCTCCAACTTTAACAGATGTGAATTTAGAAATCAAAAGGGGGCAAAAAATAGCAGTTTGTGGACCAGTTGGTTCTGGAAAATCATCACTTTTGTATGCAATACTTGGAGAGATTCATAAGATTTCAGGAACT GTTAATGTAGGTGCCAATCTTGCTTATGTTTCTCAATCTTCATGGATACAAAGTGGAACAGTTCAAGATAATATACTCTTTGGCAAGCCAATGGATAAAACAAGATATGAGAAAGCAATCAAAGCTTGTGCCTTAGATAAGGATATCAATGAATTTAGCCATGGTGATCTTACAGAAATTGGTCAGAGGGGGATAAACATGAGTGGAGGACAAAAGCAAAGGATTCAACTAGCTAGAGCAGTCTACAATGATGCAGATATCTATCTTCTTGACGATCCTTTCAGTGCAGTTGACGCACATACAGCTGCAATACTACTCAAT GACTGTGTCATGACTGCTTTAAGAGAGAAAACAGTCATTCTAGTTACTCATCAAGTGGAGTTTCTCTCCGAAGTTGATACTATATTG GTAATGGAGGGTGGAAAAGTTATTCAATCAGGTCGTTATGAGAATCTCCTGACAGCTGGAACAGCCTTTGAACTTCTTGTGAGTGCTCATAAAGACACAATCACTGAGTTGAATAAAGATAACAAAAATATAAGAGGTTTTGAAAATGAGGTTTTGTCTAATCCTCAAGACTCTCAAGGTTTTTATTTCACTAAAAATCAAAGTGAGGAAGAGATTTCTAGTATCAAGGGTCCAATTGGTGTACAACTTACAAAAGAGGAAGAAAAAGTGACTGGTAATGTTGGATGGAAGCCATTTTGGGATTATATTAGTTATTCCAAGGGGTCATTCATGCTATGTTTGATAGTGTTAGCACAATCTGTTTTTATAGCTTTGCAAACTGCATCCACCTTTTGGCTTGCTATAGCCATTGAAATTCCAAAAGTAACTAATGCTACCTTGATAGGAGTTTATGCATTAATTTCTTTTGCTAGTGCTGCTTTTATTTATGTAAGAACTTACTTGACTGCGCTTTTGGGATTAAGAGCTTCTACTGCTTTCTTCTCAAGCTTCACTACGGCTATCTTCAATGCTCCAATGCTGTTCTTTGATTCAACTCCTGTAGGAAGGATTTTAACTAGA GCTTCATCAGATTTGAGCATTTTGGATTTCGATATACCTTATTCCATTACCTTTGTAGCATCAAtatcaattgaaattttggtggTTATTTCTATAATGGCTTCAGTCACATGGCAAGTTCTCTATGTTGCTGTTCCTGCAATAGTCGCATCAATATTCATTCAG AAATATTATCAAGCCACTGCAAGGGAACTAACTCGGATCAACGGAACCACCAAAGCTCCAATCATGAATTTTGCAGCTGAGACATCGCTTGGAGTGGTCACTGTAAGAGCATACAGCATGGCAGACAGATTTTTCAAAAACTACTTAACACTTGTGGACACAGATGCTTCATTGTTCTATCATTCCAATGTGGCAATGGAATGGGTAGTTTTAAGAATTGAGGCAGTTCAAAATTTGACTGTCATAACTGCAGCTTTGTTGCTTATTCTTCTTCCTCAAGGATATGTATCACCAG GCCTTGTCGGAGTGTCTCTTTCCTATGCTTTTACTTTGACAGGAGCACAGATATTTTGGACTAGATGGTTTTCCAACTTATCAAACTACATTATCTCTGTTGAAAGAATCAAGCAATTCACTCACATACCAACCGAGCCGCCTGCCACTGTGGAGCATAACCAACCGCCATCTTCATGGCCTTCTAAGGGCAAGATTGTTATTCAAGGCTTGGAG GTTAGGTATCGCCCTAACTCTCCATTAGTCCTTAAGGGAATTTCTTGTACATTTAAAGAAGGGAGTATGGTAGGAGTTGTTGGGAGGACTGGAAGCGGAAAAAGTACACTTATAAGTGCTTTGTTCTGCTTAGTCGAACCTTCACGAGGCAATATTCTCATTGATGGGATAAACATATGCTCAATAGGGTTGAAGGATTTGAGAACGAGGCTAAGCATAATCCCTCAAGAACCAACTCTTTTCAAGGGCAGCATTAGGACAAACCTAGACCCTCTAGACATGTACTCAGATGATGAAATATGGAAG GCTGTAGAGAAATGTCAGCTTAAGGAAACAATCAGCAAGCTACCAAATCTCTTGGACTCTTCAG TGAGTGATGAAGGTGGAAATTGGAGCTTGGGACAACAACAATTGTTTTGTCTTGGAAGAGTTCTACTTAAGAGAAACAGAATTCTTGTTCTAGATGAAGCTACTGCATCCATTGACTCTGCAACCGATGTCATTCTACAAAGAGTAATTAGACAAGAATTTGCAGAATGCACAGTTATAACAGTTGCTCATAGAGTTCCAACAGTAATAGACAGTGACATGGTCATGGTCCTCTCTTATG GGAAAGTGGTGGAATATGATGAGCCTTCAAAGCTACTGGACATCAACTCTTCATTCTCTAAACTGGTAGCTGAATATTGGTCAAGCTGCAGGAAGAGTTCCTTCTCAAATACTACTATTAGTAGGCAGCAACAATGA